A window of Sphingomonas adhaesiva contains these coding sequences:
- the hemB gene encoding porphobilinogen synthase, whose protein sequence is MTAAYPALRLRRTRAHGWSRRLHAENVLTAADLIWPLFVTEGEGVEEPIATLPGVSRWSVDLVVARAREAHALGIACLALFPNTQRERRSDDGAEALNPDNLMCRAIRAIKAAVPEIGVLTDVALDPYTAHGHDGLIDAAGYVMNDATVAVLIEQSLNQARAGADIIAPSDMMDGRVGLIRTALERDGHANVQIMSYAAKYASAFYGPFRDAVGSRGLLKGDKTTYQMDPANAEEALREVALDLAEGADSVMVKPGLPYLDIVRRVKDRFEVPVFAYQVSGEYAMIEAAVAAGAADRDAMVLETLLAFKRAGCSGVLTYHAAHAARLLAAR, encoded by the coding sequence ATGACCGCCGCTTACCCCGCATTGCGCCTGCGCCGTACCCGCGCGCACGGCTGGAGCCGCCGCCTGCACGCAGAGAACGTGCTGACCGCGGCGGACCTGATCTGGCCGTTGTTCGTGACCGAGGGCGAGGGCGTGGAGGAGCCGATCGCGACCTTGCCCGGCGTCTCGCGCTGGTCGGTCGATCTGGTCGTGGCGCGCGCGCGCGAGGCGCACGCACTGGGCATCGCCTGTCTGGCGCTGTTCCCCAATACCCAGCGCGAGCGGCGCAGCGACGACGGCGCGGAGGCGCTGAACCCCGACAATCTGATGTGCCGCGCGATCCGCGCGATCAAGGCGGCGGTACCGGAGATCGGCGTGCTGACCGACGTCGCGCTCGATCCCTATACCGCGCACGGGCACGACGGGCTGATCGATGCCGCTGGCTATGTGATGAACGACGCCACGGTCGCGGTGCTGATCGAGCAGAGCCTGAACCAGGCGCGCGCGGGGGCGGACATCATCGCCCCCAGCGACATGATGGACGGGCGCGTCGGGTTGATCCGCACGGCACTCGAACGCGATGGCCATGCCAATGTCCAGATCATGTCCTATGCCGCGAAGTACGCCAGCGCCTTCTATGGTCCCTTCCGCGACGCGGTCGGCAGCCGCGGGCTGCTGAAGGGCGACAAGACGACGTATCAGATGGACCCGGCCAATGCCGAGGAAGCGCTGCGCGAGGTCGCGCTGGACCTGGCGGAGGGGGCGGACAGCGTGATGGTGAAGCCGGGGCTGCCGTATCTCGACATCGTGCGGCGCGTGAAGGATCGCTTCGAAGTACCTGTCTTCGCTTATCAGGTGTCGGGCGAATATGCGATGATCGAGGCGGCGGTGGCGGCGGGCGCGGCGGACCGCGACGCGATGGTTCTGGAAACGCTGCTGGCATTCAAGCGCGCGGGCTGTTCGGGCGTGCTGACCTATCATGCGGCTCATGCCGCGCGGCTGCTGGCGGCGCGATGA
- a CDS encoding diacylglycerol/lipid kinase family protein, giving the protein MTEITRAAMIVNARSRKGRKLFRRACQRLRDLPFKVDAYAVKNPAHLDRTVRKALEKGPQLVILGGGDGTISGLVDLLVGHDVILGVLPLGTANSFARTLGLPLDVDGAIDVFATGEPKRIDLGMIDEDYFANCAAMGLSPQIAETVPHRLKKVLGRVGYLGWAGYQLGRFKPFTLFVDDGTGEKKLRVVEVRISNGPYHGGTWLVDDASVTSGRIVVQAVRGHYKRRLVKNWFFSFLGRDERHHDTVSFSGTSIRVRTDPPLPISIDGEVLAHTPVTAHVAAGVIEVMVPRGT; this is encoded by the coding sequence ATGACCGAGATCACCCGCGCCGCCATGATCGTGAACGCCAGGTCGCGAAAGGGGCGCAAGCTGTTCCGCCGTGCCTGCCAGCGGCTGCGCGACCTGCCGTTCAAGGTCGATGCCTATGCGGTGAAGAACCCCGCGCACCTCGACCGGACCGTGCGCAAGGCGCTGGAGAAGGGGCCGCAGCTGGTGATCCTGGGCGGCGGCGACGGCACGATCAGCGGGCTGGTCGACCTGCTGGTCGGGCATGACGTCATCCTGGGCGTGCTGCCGCTGGGCACCGCGAACAGCTTCGCGCGCACGCTCGGCCTGCCGCTCGACGTCGACGGCGCGATCGACGTGTTCGCGACCGGCGAGCCCAAGCGGATCGATCTGGGCATGATCGACGAGGATTATTTCGCCAATTGCGCCGCCATGGGGCTCAGCCCGCAGATCGCGGAGACCGTACCCCACCGGCTGAAGAAGGTGCTGGGGCGCGTCGGCTATCTCGGCTGGGCGGGGTATCAGCTGGGCCGGTTCAAGCCGTTCACGCTCTTCGTCGACGATGGCACCGGCGAAAAGAAGCTGCGCGTGGTGGAGGTCCGCATCTCCAACGGGCCGTATCATGGCGGCACCTGGCTGGTCGACGACGCATCGGTCACCTCCGGCAGGATCGTGGTGCAGGCGGTGCGCGGCCATTACAAGCGGCGGCTGGTGAAGAACTGGTTCTTCAGCTTCCTGGGTCGCGACGAGCGCCATCACGACACGGTCAGCTTCTCCGGCACGTCGATCAGGGTCCGCACCGACCCGCCCCTCCCGATCTCGATCGACGGCGAGGTTCTGGCGCACACCCCGGTCACCGCCCATGTCGCCGCCGGCGTGATCGAGGTGATGGTCCCGCGGGGCACCTAG
- a CDS encoding MATE family efflux transporter — MSDEVASAAPPQHRGQRDLTVGPIGPTLLAFALPTLGSNILQSLNGSINTIWVGRFLGEDALAATSNANIIMFLMFGMVFGFGMAATILVGQSWGRHDHDGAKRAFGSAIGLVLIGSALTAVLGYVFAPQILTALATPGRAYDEALTYLRVIFLGLPASMLLVLMFMGLRGIGDSLTPLWFMGVSVVLDAGLNPILIAGVGPTPELGIAGSALATLIANVVACGALVLYIRWRDLPLRLAGREIGYIVPDRALVGTILAKGLPIGAQMLVISGAGLAMVGLVNRNGVDVTAAYGITQQLWTYVQMPAMAIGAAVSAMAAQNIGARRWDRVSAITRSGILFNVVITGSVIAVALIFDRPLLMLFVPESSAVLPIAQHINVIATWGFVLFGATMVLFGTVRANGAVWGPLAILFLSMFPVRLGIAVLLRPMLGVDALWWSFPAGSATTVTLAALYYAHGGWRRGALVVPRGHECEERSHADIEPAGTVKPAG, encoded by the coding sequence ATGTCCGATGAAGTGGCCTCCGCCGCCCCGCCGCAGCATCGCGGCCAGCGCGACCTGACGGTGGGGCCGATCGGTCCCACGCTGCTCGCCTTCGCGCTGCCGACGCTGGGGTCGAACATCCTCCAGTCGCTCAACGGGTCGATCAACACGATCTGGGTCGGGCGTTTCCTGGGGGAGGATGCGCTGGCGGCGACCAGCAACGCCAACATCATCATGTTCCTGATGTTCGGCATGGTCTTCGGCTTCGGCATGGCGGCGACGATCCTGGTCGGGCAGAGCTGGGGGCGGCACGATCACGACGGCGCCAAGCGCGCGTTCGGCTCCGCGATCGGGCTGGTGCTGATCGGATCGGCGCTGACCGCGGTGCTCGGATACGTCTTCGCGCCGCAGATCCTCACCGCTCTGGCCACCCCCGGGCGGGCGTATGACGAGGCGCTGACGTATCTGCGCGTCATCTTCCTGGGGCTGCCGGCGTCGATGCTGCTGGTGCTGATGTTCATGGGGCTGCGCGGGATCGGCGATTCGCTGACGCCGCTGTGGTTCATGGGCGTGTCGGTGGTGCTGGACGCGGGGCTGAACCCGATCCTGATCGCAGGCGTCGGCCCGACGCCGGAACTGGGCATCGCCGGGTCCGCACTGGCGACGCTGATCGCCAATGTCGTCGCCTGCGGGGCGCTGGTCCTCTACATCCGCTGGCGCGACCTGCCGCTGCGACTGGCGGGGCGCGAGATCGGCTACATCGTTCCCGATCGCGCGCTGGTGGGAACGATCCTGGCCAAGGGGCTGCCGATCGGGGCGCAGATGCTCGTCATTTCTGGCGCCGGGCTGGCGATGGTGGGGCTGGTCAACCGCAACGGCGTCGACGTGACCGCCGCCTATGGCATCACGCAGCAATTGTGGACCTATGTCCAGATGCCGGCGATGGCGATCGGCGCGGCGGTCAGCGCGATGGCGGCGCAGAATATCGGCGCGCGCCGCTGGGACCGGGTGAGCGCGATCACGCGGTCGGGCATCCTGTTCAACGTCGTCATCACCGGGTCGGTGATCGCCGTCGCGCTGATCTTCGACCGGCCGCTGCTGATGCTGTTCGTGCCGGAAAGCAGCGCGGTGCTGCCGATCGCGCAGCATATCAACGTCATCGCGACATGGGGCTTCGTGCTGTTCGGTGCGACGATGGTGCTGTTCGGCACGGTACGCGCGAACGGCGCGGTGTGGGGGCCGCTGGCGATCCTGTTCCTGTCGATGTTCCCGGTGCGGCTGGGGATCGCGGTGCTGCTTCGGCCGATGCTGGGGGTGGATGCGCTGTGGTGGAGCTTTCCCGCGGGCTCCGCGACGACGGTGACGCTGGCGGCGCTCTATTACGCGCACGGCGGCTGGCGGCGGGGCGCGCTGGTAGTGCCCCGGGGGCATGAGTGCGAGGAGCGCAGTCATGCCGATATCGAGCCGGCCGGCACGGTGAAGCCGGCGGGGTAA
- a CDS encoding valine--tRNA ligase, whose amino-acid sequence MTELAKTFDPAAIETKWYAHWEENGLFHPERAGAEPWTIVNPPPNVTGSLHIGHALDNTLQDILTRHARLKGKDALWVVGTDHAGIATQMVVERQMALRQQKRTDFTRDEFVAKVWEWKAESGGQITRQLRRLGCSMDWANERFTMDEGFSKAVLKVFVELYNQGLLYRDKRLVNWDPGLGTAISDLEVETREVRGSFWRLRYPLEDGSGFIEVATTRPETMLADMAVAVHPTDARYTDLVGRNVRLPITGRLIPIVADEHADPELGSGAVKITPGHDFNDFEVGKRAGFKAADMLNMLDAKAQVVQTADGLIPDDLLALPVAEARKAVVARLKRDGVLIPHVDTDGVEHDAEPRTIQTPYGDRSGVVIEPWLTDQWYVDAATLAKPAIEAVRSGAVQVVPKTWEKTYFNWMENIQPWCVSRQLWWGHRIPAWFAEDGSVFVAETAEEAQELAGEGVTLTQDPDVLDTWFSSALWPFATMGWPENGDPTLGGRYPNDVLISGFDILFFWDARMMMQGLHFMKDVPFRTLYLHGLVRAADGAKMSKSKGNTVDPLGLIDQYGADALRFFMAAMESQGRDIKMDERRVEGYRNFATKLWNASRFAQANGIGGSDTLEPPAATLSVNKWIVAETVATVQAVDLALADYRFDAAANAIYQFVWSRFCDWYLELIKGNIDAETKAVAGWVLDQILVLLHPFMPFITEELWHALAPRSHDLIVGQWPMPDARALDPAATREVERLIELVEAVRAARAELNVPPGAKIALHTGAGAVPEAVASYVERLARVTLTPGEANGARAPILWGAETFALALDGVIDLDAERARLTKSLAAAQKERDALAGRLGNASFVERAKPEAVEKARADHAEKAADAERFAAALARLG is encoded by the coding sequence ATGACCGAACTCGCCAAGACCTTCGACCCCGCCGCGATCGAAACCAAATGGTACGCCCATTGGGAGGAGAACGGCCTGTTCCACCCCGAGCGCGCCGGTGCGGAGCCGTGGACGATCGTCAATCCGCCGCCCAACGTCACCGGCTCGCTCCACATAGGTCATGCGCTGGACAACACGTTGCAGGACATCCTGACGCGGCATGCGCGGCTGAAGGGCAAGGATGCACTGTGGGTGGTCGGCACCGACCACGCCGGAATCGCGACGCAGATGGTGGTCGAGCGGCAGATGGCGCTCCGGCAGCAGAAGCGAACCGACTTCACCCGTGACGAATTCGTCGCGAAGGTGTGGGAGTGGAAGGCGGAGAGCGGCGGGCAGATCACGCGCCAGCTGCGGCGGCTGGGCTGCTCGATGGACTGGGCCAACGAGCGGTTCACGATGGACGAGGGCTTCAGCAAGGCGGTGCTGAAGGTGTTCGTCGAGCTCTACAACCAGGGGCTGCTGTACCGCGACAAGCGGCTGGTCAACTGGGACCCCGGGCTGGGCACCGCGATCAGCGACCTGGAGGTGGAGACCAGGGAGGTGCGCGGCAGCTTCTGGCGGCTGCGCTATCCCTTGGAGGACGGCAGCGGCTTCATCGAGGTGGCGACCACGCGGCCGGAGACGATGCTGGCGGACATGGCGGTCGCGGTCCATCCGACGGACGCGCGCTACACCGATCTGGTGGGCAGGAACGTGCGGCTGCCGATCACCGGGCGGCTGATCCCGATCGTCGCGGACGAGCATGCCGACCCGGAACTGGGCAGCGGCGCGGTGAAGATCACGCCGGGGCACGACTTCAACGACTTCGAGGTCGGCAAGCGCGCCGGGTTCAAGGCCGCCGACATGCTCAACATGCTCGATGCCAAGGCGCAGGTGGTCCAGACCGCGGACGGGCTGATCCCCGACGATCTCCTCGCCCTGCCCGTCGCGGAGGCGCGCAAGGCGGTGGTCGCCCGGCTCAAGCGCGACGGCGTGCTGATCCCGCATGTCGACACGGACGGCGTCGAGCATGATGCCGAGCCGCGCACGATCCAGACGCCGTACGGCGACCGATCCGGCGTGGTGATCGAGCCGTGGCTGACCGACCAATGGTATGTCGATGCCGCGACGCTGGCGAAGCCAGCGATCGAGGCGGTGCGCTCCGGCGCGGTGCAGGTCGTGCCGAAGACGTGGGAGAAGACGTATTTCAACTGGATGGAGAACATCCAGCCGTGGTGCGTGTCACGGCAGCTTTGGTGGGGGCACCGCATACCGGCGTGGTTCGCCGAGGACGGCAGCGTGTTCGTCGCGGAGACGGCGGAGGAAGCGCAGGAACTGGCGGGCGAGGGCGTCACGCTGACGCAGGACCCCGACGTGCTCGATACCTGGTTTTCCAGCGCCTTGTGGCCGTTCGCTACGATGGGCTGGCCGGAGAACGGCGACCCGACGCTGGGCGGGCGCTATCCCAACGACGTGCTCATCTCCGGGTTCGACATCCTGTTTTTCTGGGATGCGCGGATGATGATGCAGGGGCTGCACTTCATGAAGGACGTGCCGTTCCGCACGCTCTACCTGCACGGGCTGGTGCGCGCGGCGGACGGGGCGAAGATGTCCAAGTCCAAGGGCAATACGGTCGATCCGCTGGGGCTGATCGACCAATATGGCGCGGACGCGCTGCGCTTCTTCATGGCGGCGATGGAAAGCCAGGGCCGCGACATCAAGATGGATGAGAGGCGGGTCGAGGGCTATCGTAACTTCGCGACGAAGCTGTGGAACGCCAGCCGCTTCGCGCAGGCCAACGGCATCGGCGGGTCGGATACGCTGGAGCCGCCCGCCGCGACGCTGTCGGTCAACAAGTGGATCGTCGCGGAGACGGTGGCGACGGTGCAGGCCGTCGACCTGGCGCTGGCCGACTATCGCTTCGATGCGGCGGCGAACGCGATCTACCAGTTCGTGTGGAGCCGGTTCTGCGACTGGTATCTGGAGCTCATCAAGGGGAATATCGACGCCGAGACGAAGGCGGTGGCGGGCTGGGTGCTCGACCAGATCCTGGTGCTGCTGCATCCGTTCATGCCCTTCATCACCGAGGAATTGTGGCATGCCCTCGCGCCGCGGAGCCACGACCTGATCGTCGGGCAGTGGCCGATGCCGGACGCGCGCGCGCTCGATCCGGCGGCGACGCGCGAGGTCGAGCGGCTGATCGAGCTGGTCGAGGCGGTGCGCGCCGCCCGCGCGGAGCTGAACGTGCCGCCTGGCGCGAAGATCGCGCTGCACACCGGCGCGGGCGCGGTGCCGGAGGCGGTGGCCTCCTACGTCGAGCGGCTCGCGCGCGTCACGCTGACGCCGGGCGAGGCCAACGGCGCGCGCGCACCGATCCTGTGGGGCGCGGAGACGTTCGCGCTGGCGCTGGACGGGGTGATCGACCTCGACGCCGAGCGCGCGCGGCTGACGAAGTCGCTGGCGGCGGCGCAGAAGGAGCGCGATGCGCTGGCCGGGCGGTTGGGCAATGCGAGCTTCGTCGAGCGCGCGAAGCCCGAGGCGGTCGAGAAGGCGCGCGCGGATCACGCCGAAAAGGCGGCGGATGCGGAACGGTTCGCGGCGGCGCTGGCGCGGCTGGGGTGA
- a CDS encoding S9 family peptidase: protein MKRMFAASLLALSAAVATPAMARQLTIADVTMLSRVGTPTMSGDGRWLVWAQRETDLAADRGRYDLWRLDLTVPNARPAKLAADATLDENDPQIVGTTVYFSADDAIWSVPVTGGTPRRLTDFKGGFNGFKVSPTGDRVVVWADRKPGAPSLEPAMEKKAADAGVGRTYDQLFVRHWDTWADGNRSQLFVLPLTASGARGNGTAVVGALIGDTPSKPFGGAEEVSWSPDGRTIYFALREAGRIEPLSTNLDIFAVPADGSAPPVDLTAPNQATDTQPAVSPDGRKLAYLAMRRAGYEADRYVLTIRDLATGKLTSLTERWDRSVGSINWAPDSRSLYVTAEDMQEVPLFRVDATTGQVSRLTQEGHVSAVAVGPKGVVVAMDSLTAPGDFYRVAGAGTPVRLTSVNAARLAGVEMPTVERFSFRGANNDTVWGYAVRPVGVAGKLPIAYMVHGGPQGSSNNSWSYRWNPAVFAGAGYALVAVDFHGSTGYGQAFTDAIRNNWGGWPLEDLQKGLAAATTKFDWLDPDRACALGASYGGYMMNWFEGRWPDRFRCIVQHDGVFDARAMAYETEELWFDEWEHGGKAYFEDPAAFEKWNPVNYVDKWKTPMLVITGEKDFRIPYTQGLAAFTALQRRDIPSRLLVFPNENHWVLKPKNSRQWYGEVIGWMDRWTKGTPTN, encoded by the coding sequence ATGAAGAGGATGTTCGCTGCGAGTCTGCTCGCGCTTTCCGCCGCCGTCGCGACCCCTGCGATGGCCCGTCAGCTCACGATCGCCGATGTCACGATGCTCAGTCGCGTCGGCACGCCGACCATGTCGGGCGACGGGCGATGGCTGGTCTGGGCGCAGCGCGAGACCGACCTGGCCGCCGATCGCGGTCGGTACGACCTGTGGCGGCTCGACCTGACCGTGCCGAATGCGCGGCCGGCGAAGCTGGCGGCGGATGCGACGCTGGACGAGAACGATCCGCAGATCGTCGGCACGACGGTCTATTTCTCCGCCGATGATGCGATCTGGTCCGTTCCCGTCACCGGCGGGACGCCGCGGCGGCTGACCGATTTCAAGGGTGGGTTCAACGGCTTCAAGGTGTCGCCGACCGGGGACCGCGTCGTCGTCTGGGCGGATCGCAAGCCGGGCGCGCCGTCGCTTGAGCCGGCGATGGAGAAGAAGGCGGCGGATGCCGGCGTGGGGCGGACGTACGACCAGCTGTTCGTGCGGCATTGGGATACGTGGGCCGACGGCAACCGATCGCAGCTGTTCGTGCTGCCGCTGACCGCCTCCGGTGCGCGCGGCAACGGCACGGCGGTGGTCGGCGCGCTGATCGGCGACACGCCGTCCAAGCCGTTCGGCGGTGCCGAGGAAGTGTCGTGGAGCCCGGACGGGCGCACGATCTATTTCGCGCTGCGCGAGGCGGGCCGGATCGAGCCGCTGTCGACCAACCTCGACATCTTCGCCGTGCCCGCGGACGGCAGCGCGCCGCCGGTCGATCTGACCGCGCCCAATCAGGCGACCGATACGCAACCGGCGGTGTCGCCGGACGGGCGCAAGCTCGCCTATCTCGCGATGCGGCGCGCCGGATACGAGGCGGACCGCTACGTCCTGACCATCCGCGATCTGGCGACGGGGAAGCTGACGTCGCTGACCGAGCGCTGGGACCGTTCGGTGGGCTCGATCAACTGGGCGCCGGATTCGCGCTCGCTGTACGTCACCGCGGAGGACATGCAGGAGGTGCCGCTGTTCCGTGTCGATGCGACGACGGGACAGGTGTCCCGGCTGACGCAGGAGGGCCATGTGTCCGCCGTCGCGGTCGGGCCGAAGGGGGTCGTGGTGGCGATGGACAGCCTGACCGCGCCCGGTGATTTCTATCGCGTCGCCGGCGCCGGCACGCCGGTGCGGCTGACCAGCGTCAATGCGGCGAGGCTGGCCGGCGTCGAGATGCCGACGGTCGAGCGGTTCAGCTTCAGGGGCGCGAATAACGACACCGTCTGGGGCTATGCGGTGCGCCCCGTGGGTGTCGCGGGCAAGCTGCCGATCGCCTATATGGTGCACGGCGGGCCGCAGGGATCGAGCAACAACAGCTGGTCGTATCGCTGGAACCCGGCGGTGTTCGCGGGCGCGGGCTATGCGCTGGTCGCGGTCGATTTCCACGGGTCGACGGGTTACGGGCAGGCGTTCACCGACGCGATCCGCAACAATTGGGGCGGGTGGCCGCTGGAGGACCTCCAGAAGGGGCTGGCCGCGGCGACGACGAAGTTCGACTGGCTCGATCCGGACCGTGCCTGTGCGCTGGGCGCGAGCTACGGCGGCTATATGATGAACTGGTTCGAGGGGCGCTGGCCCGATCGCTTCAGGTGCATCGTCCAGCATGACGGCGTGTTCGACGCGCGCGCCATGGCATACGAGACCGAGGAGCTGTGGTTCGACGAATGGGAGCATGGCGGAAAGGCCTATTTCGAGGACCCCGCCGCGTTCGAGAAGTGGAACCCGGTGAATTACGTCGACAAGTGGAAGACCCCGATGCTGGTCATCACCGGCGAGAAGGACTTCCGCATCCCCTATACGCAGGGGCTGGCGGCGTTCACCGCGCTGCAACGGCGCGACATTCCGTCGCGGCTGCTGGTGTTCCCGAACGAGAACCACTGGGTGCTCAAGCCCAAGAACTCGCGGCAATGGTATGGCGAGGTGATCGGCTGGATGGATCGCTGGACGAAGGGGACGCCCACCAACTGA
- a CDS encoding bifunctional helix-turn-helix transcriptional regulator/GNAT family N-acetyltransferase gives MQPDILRQSGRIFLGSRLKRLGERMQAGAARVIAEAGLPVQPTHMPLLAALEACPLTIGQLVQSVGISQPGVTRAIGQLVALDLVRSDTGTDQRRRTVSLTDAGRAVMARARLLVWPRIEGAVDTLCDGDAASLLARIAALEEALASLPLDVRAAAVTPQPLRIRDFSDGLAHHFTAIGTEWLTEMFRLEATDRQVLDDPRGTIIRGGGAILFVEAEGLGIVGTCALQRSGGDAIELTKMGVRASARGLKAGEFLLHATIARAREMGADPLYLLTNARCAAAIHLYEKAGFRHDADIMATYGARYARCDVAMRHVGAGDAG, from the coding sequence ATGCAACCGGACATCCTGCGCCAGTCGGGGCGCATCTTCCTGGGGAGCCGGCTCAAGCGGCTCGGCGAACGGATGCAGGCTGGGGCGGCGCGCGTCATCGCCGAGGCCGGTCTGCCGGTCCAGCCGACCCACATGCCGTTGCTGGCCGCGCTGGAGGCATGCCCGCTGACGATCGGTCAGCTGGTCCAGTCGGTCGGCATCAGCCAGCCCGGCGTCACCCGTGCGATCGGACAGCTCGTCGCGCTCGACCTCGTCCGCTCCGACACGGGCACCGATCAGCGCCGGCGCACCGTCTCGCTCACCGATGCCGGGCGCGCGGTCATGGCCCGCGCCCGCCTGCTCGTCTGGCCGCGCATAGAAGGCGCGGTCGATACCCTGTGCGACGGTGACGCGGCGTCGCTTCTCGCCCGCATCGCCGCGCTCGAGGAGGCGCTGGCGAGCCTCCCGCTCGATGTCCGTGCCGCCGCGGTGACGCCGCAGCCATTGCGCATCCGCGACTTCAGCGACGGTCTGGCCCACCACTTCACCGCGATCGGCACCGAATGGCTGACCGAAATGTTCCGGCTGGAGGCCACCGATCGGCAGGTTCTGGACGACCCGCGCGGCACGATCATCCGGGGCGGCGGCGCGATCCTGTTCGTCGAGGCGGAGGGACTGGGCATCGTCGGCACCTGCGCGCTGCAGCGCAGCGGCGGCGATGCGATCGAGCTGACCAAGATGGGCGTCCGCGCCAGCGCGCGCGGGTTGAAGGCGGGCGAATTCCTGCTCCACGCGACGATCGCGCGCGCGCGCGAAATGGGCGCGGACCCGCTTTACCTGCTGACCAATGCGCGCTGCGCCGCGGCGATCCACCTCTATGAAAAGGCAGGATTCCGCCACGACGCCGACATCATGGCGACCTATGGCGCGCGCTATGCGCGGTGCGATGTCGCGATGCGCCATGTCGGTGCGGGGGATGCGGGATGA
- a CDS encoding aspartate/glutamate racemase family protein, protein MKTIGLIGGMSWESSAEYYRLLNQGVRDRRGPTASARCLLWSFDFSEIERLQHDGDWDGLTARMVDAARRLEGAGADVLLICTNTMHRMAPAIEAAVAVPLLHIADPTAAAIKAAGLTTVGLLGTAFTMEQDFYRGRLTERHGLEVVIPEAADRATVHRIIYDELVAGIVSPTSRAAYRGVIARLVAAGAQAIILGCTEIMLLVRAEDSAVPLFDTTALHAQAAVIAALD, encoded by the coding sequence ATGAAGACGATCGGGCTGATCGGGGGAATGAGCTGGGAAAGCTCGGCCGAATATTACCGCCTGCTCAATCAGGGTGTGCGTGACCGCCGGGGACCGACCGCATCGGCGCGCTGCCTTCTCTGGTCGTTCGACTTTTCCGAGATCGAGCGTCTCCAGCATGATGGCGACTGGGACGGGCTGACCGCGCGGATGGTCGATGCCGCGCGCAGGCTGGAGGGGGCCGGCGCCGATGTCCTGCTGATCTGCACGAACACGATGCACCGCATGGCGCCCGCGATCGAGGCCGCCGTCGCGGTCCCGCTGCTCCACATCGCCGACCCTACCGCCGCCGCGATCAAGGCCGCCGGGCTGACGACGGTCGGGCTGCTCGGCACCGCCTTCACGATGGAACAGGATTTCTACCGCGGGCGCCTGACCGAGCGCCACGGGCTGGAGGTCGTCATCCCGGAGGCGGCCGACCGCGCCACCGTTCACCGGATCATCTATGACGAACTGGTCGCCGGGATCGTCTCGCCGACCTCGCGCGCGGCGTATCGCGGCGTGATCGCGCGCCTGGTTGCGGCGGGCGCGCAGGCCATCATCCTGGGCTGTACCGAGATCATGCTGCTGGTTCGCGCAGAGGACAGCGCGGTCCCGCTGTTCGACACCACCGCGCTCCACGCGCAGGCCGCTGTCATCGCCGCGCTCGACTGA
- a CDS encoding DUF2497 domain-containing protein, whose protein sequence is MSAEPSMEDILASIKRVIKEGEAPGRRAAPRPLGGHGGAGDGHGAAAVGQVPERAPERAPERFPDRDRDAVLELNDALHAPTPPPVPAPPPPAPEAFAPVAPPPAAAMTEEPRVAAPAEPEEDIPVSPRTVEATRDALGALSRLVVKPDPDGDGTLEGLVREMLRPMVGEWLDRNLPRLVEQMVAREIAKITRGQG, encoded by the coding sequence ATGAGCGCCGAACCGTCGATGGAGGACATCCTCGCCTCCATCAAGCGCGTCATCAAGGAAGGCGAGGCGCCTGGCCGCCGGGCCGCGCCGCGTCCGCTGGGCGGGCACGGTGGAGCGGGGGATGGCCATGGCGCCGCCGCCGTCGGCCAGGTCCCCGAGCGAGCGCCGGAACGTGCGCCCGAGCGCTTCCCCGATCGCGACCGCGACGCGGTGCTGGAACTGAACGACGCGCTTCACGCGCCGACCCCGCCGCCCGTCCCGGCCCCGCCGCCGCCCGCGCCGGAGGCGTTCGCCCCGGTCGCGCCGCCCCCGGCCGCAGCGATGACGGAAGAGCCGCGCGTAGCGGCACCCGCGGAGCCGGAGGAGGACATTCCCGTGTCGCCGCGGACGGTGGAGGCGACGCGCGATGCGCTGGGTGCGCTGTCGCGGCTGGTGGTGAAGCCCGATCCGGACGGCGACGGCACGCTGGAGGGGCTGGTGCGCGAGATGCTGCGCCCGATGGTGGGCGAGTGGCTGGACCGCAACCTGCCGCGTCTGGTCGAGCAGATGGTCGCGCGCGAGATCGCGAAGATCACGCGCGGGCAGGGTTGA